The region ACGTCCAGCAAGTTCTCAGATTATGATTACGtgaccactgagccaccgtgtcctcaaGAAAACCAAATAGGTTCCGACATGTTCCTCGCGTATTATGTCACTATAATTAAGTCATAATGTTAGCGGGAGCTAGATTGGGAAATTCTGGTAATATTCGATAGTATACAAAAAATATGGTACAGGCGTATTCGATTTTCGGCTAAAATCCCACAAACAAGCGAAACTTTAAAGTCTATTATCCAAATTAAAGGCATAGAGGGTTGAGAGGaaaaaagcctcaactcacaatcccCTGCTTCCACAAAATGGGTATAAAGTcgtcagggcactatagaagatactgtccatcaatcatgacaaaattcaatagaaaacaaaagacattgtggaggaaatattgattttttgaagaccaaagcaaggagccaacctTGTGCACATTTTGCGAGAGTCGGTCaaagtgagttacggctttctgattCTGAACCAGAATATATTTTATCCCACCGAGCAACAGCAACCAAAGTGTTCGAATTTACTGTAGAGACCTTTGGTGCGCCACCCTTTGCTCGACTTTGATGGTCTTGGCGGGTAAAATGCGTATCActgaaatggtcaaaaaatgatgGTTCTACGATTTGCTAAAGTCATTTGGTGTGAACAGAAGCGAAAGACTCAACAGCCGGCTTTATGAACTTTATACGATGACCTTTCTTAATTTTTAAAGAATAGAATACGCAGCAATTTTTCTGGCCTTATTATATAATCAAAATGTGTACCTACCATCATAAATACCGCCATCAACGATAATACCTTCAATTAGTCCTTGATCACAGCCTGGCTGTTCACGTCCTCCGTTGGGATAGAAATCCAAATGACCACATGGCATAAAAATACCCATACCTGGAGAGAAACGCACATTCATATGTCTTTAAATACCCGTTCACAGTATTCACATTGCTGCAAATATAtccagtatatatatatatatgtctccGTTTACGACTGTTTAACCAAAAGCATGGAATTGGAAATAACCATAACTTTACGAGAAATATCATTCAAAGAGTATGGAAAGGCCCATTGGCAAACTTATACGAGAATTACTCATTCATAGATTTTGTCTGAACTCATATTTCAAAACGTACTAAGTCCACCCGAGATTGAAATTGAGTTTTTTGTATAAACGTATTTAACACATTAAAATACATCTTTTGGTCTGTGTTTCACATTCATATCTTTTTCCGTTGCCGAGATACTTTATTCAAACTATTGATTTCCGGAAAGCTTCGTTATTTTCCAGAAAATGGGGAAAATTTGAATATATAACGCTATAAAAGACAATAAATgcacattttattgttttttgttgaATTTGGTTACAGAACACTGTAAAACAGGGCTTTTTAGTCGCCTTAGTTATAAATTATGCTAATTCTACTACACGGGCCAAACATTGGTTCGAAAGTTTTACTGTTGAAACTAATTTTTACTCAATCACTTTGCAGGAAACCGAAACGAACGCATGGACATTGTGGTGTGCAAAAACCAACATAGATTTACCATCCTTATCATGCGTGCgatctgcaaaagcgattgagtataaagtCAGGTTAAGTTCATTTTTGTACCTACCTAATTGCAGGATCGGGTCAGTATCACCATGGATAACATCTACGAATTGGGCATCCGTAATATCAAGACGTACCTCTGGCATGGTATTCTCAAAGTATGGACCAGCTGGGTCAAGACCTAAAGACACAAGTTAAAATACATTGTATTGTGATTTGTTTTTCCCGCATAATGATTCAATTAAAAATGATGACTTTATTAATCTACAAATAAACGTCATATCGAGAAGTGTAAACGACCTGCTTATTTAGAATGAGTAAAATACCTTCAAGATATTCTTTGAGCTCCTTTGTAATCAAGAAACTAAGGCGGTGTGTTCTTTGAGCTTACATCCAGTCTCTCAGGCTGTACGAATTCTTAAATCTGACCCAAATCAGACCCAATTGACCTTCTCGGTAAATCCTAAAAGCCTTTGCGGGTACATtatgtagacctgagatgtcgtcatttgacgtcacgccacgGCGTGCCGATGAGCACATCATCGGAGCGGACATCATCACTGGGCATTGCAAGtgggcgtgacgtcaaatgacgacatctcaggtctaccccCAAATGCTTTATAGTTACAGGTCAATTCTAACGTTTTGCAATACAAGAAGTACCAGGTTTGAGTAGTCTCTGTAATATTATATTCGATGTCACGTGTCTTCGTTATTTACTATATTCctaattctatttccagtaatgtttaagttaaacaaatgtttgatgacgtaaatcgataatatgtttAGTAGAATGTCTCGTAGAAATATATGTATTATCCATTTTACGAGTACATCTTCAAACATTCGCTACAAACTACAAAATGGAATATCCACAAAACGTCACATGATTACATGATTAGTATGCGCTATCACTCTTAACCCAAACATTATCTTTGCAAAATTCCTTGAAATTATCTTTAGTCGACTAAAACCTCGAACAataaatcgataatatgttttGTAGAATGTCTCGTGGAaatatatattatcgattttacgagTACATCTTCAAACATTCGTTACAAACTACAAAAtggaatattctacatccacaaAACGTCACATGATTACATGATTAGTATGCGCTATCACTCTTAATCCAAACATTATCGCTGCAAAATTCCTTGAAATTATCTTTAGTCGACTAAAACCTCgaacaataatattactactaATTATTGGATTAATGCCGGCTCAGTGATTATTTTTCCCCCTCATACGGAAGTGTTTTTAATAAGACAGTCAATCTGATTGAAAAAGTGACCTATCAAGATAAGGGACTAAATCATTGCGTCTGACTCAAAGCCTTCCGTATCTAAAAGGAAACCGTACCTGTAATTCTGCCTAAATCAGGTTGTCTCTCTCCAGCATACCCAGCCGTTTGAGCGCCAAGGCTGTGTCCCAATATGTGAATTCTAGATGCTGAATATCCGTACAATTCCTGAGTAGGGTATAGACATTTGAATTCATTTTGTTAACAATAAAGAAGTTAATGTGAACTACAATGTTgaataactcaattgtcaaaggGAATCATAATTTAGTGAGATCAATACTGTTACTTCACACACTtgccattttgtgtgaattttaaaatgtttattatagtttgatcagttcgtaatcggagggccttataacatcgcggattaatatcaatatatattattttgagaGTTGTCTTGTGAAATCTTGCCAGAAGAATCACGAATTATTAAACTCAAGTCCTatgctttgtctactttctttaacacgcaaaatatagaccggAAAAGTcacctatatcactcttaacgtgggtctacttttcggcgcagTGGTAATAGCCTAACAATTTccgctgatcaaactataatgcaATATAATGTTATGACTTCTGTGTAATGTAATATGAAGTTGTTTTCTTATTTAAAACCCATATGAAGTCAAGTTTCCTTGAAATGCACCTTAACTGGTTTCATATCATCATATCATACCCTAAATCGGTCGATTACAAATGATATTTCAGCTCCTACAATTCGGGAGTTAGCAGTAGCATCTCCATAGGTTCCAATCACACCAGGGAACCAGTTGACACGGATAACGTTGAAATCGCCATAGTTGAGAAATTCTGTCATCATATCACGTGTCCAGTCAGCGTTGCCATTCTAAAACAAGACGAAAACGATAATTTAGatttcatcatgatcatggaaatgTTACGGTAGTGACGGGTATAGTACATAATGTAGTACATCAACTATCATTAAGTATTATGTAATAGGTTTAAGTGGACGAACGTCTGTTTAGCATAACGTTATATTAGCCTTAGACAAAAGTTTAATTTTCCCCTCACAACGTCGATTTCTATCTGTCACTGACGTGACCACATAAACAAAGTATCGTATCGGCACAGCAGTACATGGGCAGATGAATCCATAACCCTTGTTatactatactctgatcagcttctaataggcgggactcatagcatcgtggattgatatagaatggcttaCATTttgcgcagcacctacgcgaactgcgctttgcgtattgcgtgactgaagagcacttttgtgaatttacgcgggcgtaagttggaactttctTGACTCGCGCAATAACCAAAATCGAATAATTCTcgtctattacgagctgatcatagtatctGTGGTTCGCCTCATGTTCGGTAGTGACATAGGTGCATATTTCCCTGTGCGCAGTATCGAACcgatagcgcactataaatcaccgcGCCCTTTTTTACTAACATGTGGTATACAACGCGAGTTATTTGACTATTAAAATGTTTGATTTAAAGAGACTGTAAGATATTACATATTCTATGTTCACTGTAATCGGCTACAAACACGTCATTAACATTGAATATGATCGAATTCGAACTatatataaccatgataatagTTATGTTTGAACCTATATGTTTGAAGAAgaaacaaattattagaataatcTGCAAATTCTTACGTGTAGGTATCCGTGACATATAAATTTAGTATCACGATTCGGGCTGAAAAATGAGTTCAAAATACTGTCGTCGTCGGTATTGTACAGATCCTGGGCGTAACTCCATATTGGGTTCTGTCGAGTATTGAGGAAGAATTCGGTCCCAACCATGTCAAGGCTATCTGGTATATAGCTGATTGGTCTATCTGGTGGGTCGTAGAAGGGATAATCGTTGCTGAAACATCCCAGATTTGGATAGCATATTTCTTTGGGTGTAAACCCTGCAAATAAAACAcgaaattatgtaaacaatattgCTAGAATTTGGCactccaaaattacaaaaataggtGAAAAAAGTTTGGCTGGTGGAACATAAaagcagtgatgtatcgttccAGTTATCGGGATCGGCCTAAAAAGGATGCGGACTAATTTTCGGAATCggtctaaaacatgtaaaaaggacGCGGGATTGatgtaatgtttttgtttttctcctaaatatgtaaataagtactcaaatttggtcaaaaatatgttgaCATCACTTAATGATATCCGTCAAGTGAAATAATTTATAGCATTTGTGTCGCATATCTTCAAAATCTACGTCGAAGAGAACTTGCTGACAACAATGGGCCTGCGATGCGCAGTGGGTAAGTGAAATAGTtgtcatgtgtagctgccatgtgtagatgagtacaatatattgtgtgtaaatttaCAActgttcacatggcagctattgcacttgcccacttctggcactgagcagtcaatatgttACTGATAAAATAATAATGGCTGATAACGAATGTGGCTACTACGCcttatttagccaaaatcaactCCAGGTTATCCCTAAAAATGTTATCGAAACATATTTAACCGTCACCGTGACGGCGTCACGCTATTTGCCACTTCACAGTATGGCAATGATAATGGCTGCGAAAgtgcaatttgacaaatattatgTAAAACATGCCGCTTGTAATACCAGACATACATGTAGCATACGCTTAAGGTTGTTATTCACTGAATAATATTCAGGATGTACTAGCTGTTGGAATTGATGGGTATTTTTCATGTGGTTAGTTTCCATATTCCGCAGGTCATATCGTCAATTCAAAATAACGAATATGGACATGCCTAATAAgttaaagccacaatttctccgtgatacggaaacacagaaaaattcacggaattcggggtttgctcacggaaatttgaaaatgccacaaaatagtgaaaactgtgtcaaatgtctaacttttgtgttgatttgcaaaagaaaacaaagaaaagtgataatttagcagtaatcaaccattaaacaatccattctagcatttattctaggcctacgatgcaaggaTCTGCccgatacagctatcggaagtacacacaagacaattgatgatgcttaattttaatggggatgttgaggggagactacaTATAATAAGACAAATTAGACTTTTAAAGacatgcttgtattcacttttcagtgctttataatgtaaaacggaaaatgacggaatcgtccaatttgtaacacggaatttgaattttgtaacacggaaaaatcgtggctttagccTAAGTATGTGTCTTGTCTAATCTGGGCCAAATGGGCAAGTTGATTAAAACGAAAAGAATTTACATGACCTTAACATAATAAAGGGGCatatcgtgatccacagcctcatcccccacttttctcacaaaaagttgagattgttatagcactggaaacctctgactgataatgtttttgtacaaaacatttcttgcagattaattcatttagcaaaggtATACCAGAATGTACCCGACACAGTGGCttatagagcagtgtaatacacatactcaaGCGTAACTCGGAATCaattgacattttgggaatatggttttttcgtggatttctagtgaaaaatatcataaaaggaagatgctaggatcacaaaatactcctttaagacgaAAGCTAATAATTGAAAATTGATACAGCAAACAAACAATCAGAACGCCAGTAAGTAACAAACAGTCAAAAAAGAACAGAGAAAACCATATTGGTTTACAGATCCAACCATACATTCGAAAAGTTGCCAAGCATATTCCGGGGATGTGTTCATTGAGTGGAAAAGAACGTGGCACTTTTTCATAAAATTATAGGTGTTTCTTGTTTGTCTATATTATATCTAACCATTACACAATAGCCAACTATTTTGTTTGAGTGAACAGAGTTCAACAATGTCAATGtgtatgtcttttccaaaaacagCATATTTCCTTGTTTGCAAATACATGTTGTAGCCAAAGAAATCAAAGACCCAAAGAGAACCTCTGGCATGTTGCGTGTTTATCGCTCATGCTTTGGGCAAAATATTGTAACAGTAACCAGGATTATTTGGCTACGTTATGCGCCCGATAAATTTCGATTTGAAGTAAATGCTACACATGCACACATCTGTAATTCTTAATCTCAAAAACGCAAAATTTCATTTTATATCGACCTTTTGCCGATAATGGCCGGAAGTACCATATTTTGGTGTCCATGCATAACAAACCAATATCATGTGGCGGACGGTTCCGATACGCTGAGAGGTCTTTTCTCTTTGTGTCTAATATCTTTGGTTGTAGCATCTACTCACCCGAAACGGTCTGGAACACCAGAAAAGACGCAAGAAGAATTTGAAGCAACATCTCGAAACCTATTATTGCCACTTACTGCCAAAGCGTTTCACTAACTTGTTTTCGTTTTAACTAAACATCGCATGACATATATAACACTATCACTTGTTGTTTTATCTTATAATTGATTGTCTTATCATTTCTTACACAATGGTACTGTTTATTAACTCCTATATTTAATTCATATTATCTACTAAGTAAACTTTCATACAGATGGTGTGAGGATCTACTGATACGGATCATTAGCATAGGAATATAACATATGCCTTCCTCTAATAGCGTTTTAAATGAgcgttttccaattttttttgccaaGTGTATTTCTATTATATAGTATGGTGAGAAGTAAAAGTGTATACAGTAATGTCCCATAAGTAGTACGTACTTCCGGCGGTGGTTATTCTTACCACTTTGTATCCCGTATGTTCACGCCATCTAAACAAGGCATAAAAATTTACAGGAGTATGGGGAAAATACGTGCTTGCATGTGATACCAAAATCTACATTTGTATTGGGTAGCCTAAATTGGTAAGGCGAGAGCGGTTGCCAATCTGGTGACACACCTTAAATAGATTATGTCTTTTCTTAATAATACAAAAATTactctttttttctttcaaaatttataTAGACAGAAAAGTATATGAAATATTTAAGTGGTTGTTGTGGATACCCCTGCTTTGCATATATTTTGCACAATCCCTGCCCTAAATCATCTACTCCTTTAAATCCACAATATTGTGTGATTAGCTCCACAGCGATACCCTCAAGTTTTCCTCGAGTGTCTaccttttgcatgattgtaatgcccaattgtatactaaaataccatgtgttAAACTAAGCCTGAAGTACTTTAGTTATAATAAAAttaaagtttttataataaaaccggaaATCTAAAaatttgaagatatacatttttattccctttaaaaaaacccaatatatatcttcaatacgaaaggtcaacattttcatatgatggacggcttttcatcacagctacatacactttaagtacataattatcattatatttatatttataaagtttactacgaGGACTGTTTGTCAGAAAttatattttttgataatttgtcataaaatttgaattatatcgcgaatttcaaaaatcaaaaccaTTTAATATCAAAAGGTTATTCCACGTATTCAGGATGGAAATTCAGAATGGaaattgatgtgtctgatgtggtcAAAATACTATGCAAAGGAGGGGCTGTGTTATCCTTAACAGTTAGACTTTCCTCCGTATGCTCAGTACCAAACGGACAAATACATGTATTAGCGATTTTGAATAAATAGACGGCCAGGGGTCTGGAAATCGCGACCTCTCTAATAAAACAAACCCACTCCCGCTTTTATTAGATGCttaatatcgtcagcctgctacgctaattgcctaagtcattttttgtaattttgagaacaaagtacaaaatattgcttaagcatgcatttaaacatatttattcactaatctttgcacaagaacaaatgacaatgatacaaatgaaagggaataataagaaata is a window of Amphiura filiformis chromosome 2, Afil_fr2py, whole genome shotgun sequence DNA encoding:
- the LOC140138119 gene encoding pancreatic triacylglycerol lipase-like, with amino-acid sequence MSIDSELRLRFTPKEICYPNLGCFSNDYPFYDPPDRPISYIPDSLDMVGTEFFLNTRQNPIWSYAQDLYNTDDDSILNSFFSPNRDTKFICHGYLHNGNADWTRDMMTEFLNYGDFNVIRVNWFPGVIGTYGDATANSRIVGAEISFVIDRFRELYGYSASRIHILGHSLGAQTAGYAGERQPDLGRITGLDPAGPYFENTMPEVRLDITDAQFVDVIHGDTDPILQLGMGIFMPCGHLDFYPNGGREQPGCDQGLIEGIIVDGGIYDGIVKFVACNHFRAYYFFIESINGQCPFMATECPRGVGFYDDYIDGQCFNGPKAQLGMHADQYYQPGRQNVVYYHSTTDKVHFVRAGHGLSTCQSVQVSQGQKTVGYLPRYQFHVHIFLDDPWTAEQFRSWVYMSFTGVNGKTEEVMLNRNGESLELKPGMNYHFVGVTRFDPGTLTSVNFRWVLDYEWYNPGDWPIFDDPELFISTMTVESSEYSTSYNFAVLQDQLMKAAIILCLTRVRVLYVVVTSTY